From the Lathyrus oleraceus cultivar Zhongwan6 chromosome 4, CAAS_Psat_ZW6_1.0, whole genome shotgun sequence genome, one window contains:
- the LOC127075732 gene encoding uncharacterized protein LOC127075732, whose product MWDEDLGVENFNAEEYLKLVKKHGLEISQPTLEPQKGLIWNMTKRRNDSEVHKQAQEKPGKCKYPLLPPCAAFVEIMAPVFSRDAWRCVWHMIQNEFVHGWGLDFAFRKCVEGEAQTGKPAWRAVKERCGMEWRMFQGRLTNAEKGYYKSKGIDFSNLLVHN is encoded by the exons ATGTGGGACGAAGATCTCGGGGTTGAGAATTTTAATGCAGAAGA ATACTTAAAACTAGTGAAGAAGCATGGGTTGGAGATTTCGCAGCCAACTTTAGAACCTCAAAAAGGGTTGATTTGGAATATGACAAAAAGAAGAAATGATAGTGAAGTTCACAA ACAAGCACAAGAGAAACCAGGGAAGTGTAAATATCCTCTTCTCCCTCCTTGTGCAGCATTTGTTGAGATTATGGCTCCTGTGTTTTCGCGAGACGCGTGGCGTTGTGTGTGGCATATGATTCAG AATGAATTTGTACATGGATGGGGACTTGATTTTGCTTTTAGAAAATGTGTTGAG GGAGAAGCACAAACAGGGAAACCGGCGTGGCGGGCG GTTAAAGAGAGGTGTGGGATGGAGTGGAGAATGTTCCAAGGTAGATTGACAAATGCAGAAAAAGGATATTACAAGTCCAAGGGAATTGATTTTTCTAATTTGCTAGTTCATAACTAA